Genomic DNA from Phaeobacter porticola:
CTGCCCAGGCTGCTCAAAAAGTCGTGGTAGAGCGTCTGAACGATGGGCTTCGGGCCCTCTCGGAGGGCGATCTATCCCAAACCATTGATGACGAATTCTCCGAAAACTACGAAAGCCTGCGCCAGAATTTTAACAATACTGTCAATAAGATGGTTGGTATTATCGACGCCGTAATCGAGAACTCCTCTCGCATTCGTGCCAGCGCCGAAGAAATAAGCCAGTCCTCAGGCGATCTATCGCAGCGCACCGAATCTCAGGCAGCAACTCTGGAAGAGACCGCCGCCGCCATGGAAGAGCTTACAGTGAGTGTGAAGTCGGCCGCCGACGGTGCGCGTGAGGTCGAAGGTATCGTATCCGAAGCCAAGGAAACCGCAGTCAGCAGCGGCAAAGTGGTGACACGGGCCGTCGACGCAATGTCAAAGATTGAACAGTCATCCGAAAAAATCTCACAGATCATTTCGGTGATTGATGACATTTCGTTCCAGACCAACCTCCTCGCCCTGAATGCCGGTGTCGAAGCTGCCCGCGCCGGCGAAGCAGGACGCGGTTTCGCGGTTGTTGCCTCGGAAGTACGCGCCCTGGCGCAGCGGTCTTCGCAGGCCGCTCAGGAAATCAAGGCCTTGATCAGCGAAAGCACCGGTCATGTGGGAGACGGCGTTGATCTTGTTGGCCGCGCCGGCGAGGAGCTGAAACAGATCATTGAACGGGTCGCCACGATTTCCGGCCATGTGAGTGGGATCGCAACAGGCGCACAGGAACAATCCACGACATTGGCTGAAATCAATACCGGGGTTACGCAGCTAGACCAGGTAACTCAGCACAATGCGGCGATGGTTGAAGAATCCACAGCAGCGAGTCAGATCTTGCGAAACGACGCCAACGAGCTGTCACGTCAGGTATCGGTCTTCAAGACCCGAAAGTCAGCTGGCAATGTCGTTCCAATGGCATCTGGCTCCCTGTCCTCTGCTGCACCGCGCCCTGTCAACGCCCCCCCCGTACCGTCGGCACATGGCGACAACGATGGTTTCCTTGAGGCCAGTCCAACACAGGCCGTCGTCGGTTGGGAAGATTTCTAACAAAGACCAGAAATCCTGATGGAAACGGCGCACTCACAGGTGTGCCGTTTCCAGGGGCGCTCAGTCAGATGATATAACTGGTCGAGCGACATTGTGGTCGCCGCCTTACACCGCGCCTAAACACCCCGTTCGCGGGGTATGACACCACGCAGGTCGCGGCCACGGCGGCTGGCGGCTTTGACTCCTGCGTGTTTCAGGGTGATGCCGATGGGCAAAGCAGGACGGCAACGTCAAAAGGCCACTAAGACAGATGCCGAGGTATTTGCGGATTTAGGGGGTTGGTTCGGAGAACAGCCTCACACGCTCAAACGCAACCAGAAGAAACTTACCGAATACCCCTGTCGCATGTTTGGCTTGGACAACAAAAAGATGCGGCCAGTCTCGCGCCGCATTGGGAAGAATGCCGTCAGCGCATCGTCGTCCAAGAAACATGTCTCGTCCGCAATGATCGTGTCTGCGGTCATGACGCGCGCTTGATCGGTTGCCGGGACAACGATGATCCGCCAGCCATGCGATGGGTGTGCCTCAAGCTCTGTTTGCGTCTGCCGCACGATGGGCGGGCAGAATGGATCAGTGTTTTTGAATTCCAGAATGCGCCGGAACAACTCAGTTGATTATCTCAGGCTGGGCGCGGTCAGAATCACTGTCTTGCCGACAGAGAAATCTGTCATACCCAAGGCCAAGTTCGCGACCAACCTGACCGTCCACGTGTCCCTCGCGGAATCGAAAGAGCGGGTCACGCTGCGCCGTATCCTGAATGAGGTCGTCGAAGAAGTCCCGGAGGCGATCACGTCGAACGCCCAGACGGTCGCGCTGCTCGTGTGCCGTCAAACGGGCAAGCGTGGCCGACAACTGAGTTTCAGCGACGCGGCGATCCAGACCTGTCTGACTATGAAGGTGTTGTTTGGCCTGCCGTTGCGGCAAACGACGGGGTTTGTACAAAGCCTGCTGAAGCTAGTCGGCTTGGACTGGACGGTGCCTGGCTTCAGTACCCTGTGCCGCCGTCAACGAACGCTGAACGTGAGCATCCCCCATCGTGGCGGTGCGGGTCCGCTGAACCTTCTAATCGACAGCACTGGTATCAAGGCCGAAAGTGAAGGCGAATGGAATGCCCGCACGCACGGCGGTGCGAAACGGCGGATCTGGCGCCAGGTACATACCGGGGTCGACGAGGAAACGCTTGAGGTCCGGGCGGTCGAGATCACTGGAAGTCGAGATCACGGGCAGCAACATTGGTGACGCGCCCGTATTGCCAGAACTGCGGGACCAGATCCCGCCTGATCAGGAGATCGGCAGGGTCATCGCCGACGGCGCCTATGACACCCGAAAGTGCCACGACGCAATTGCTGCTCGAAACGCCGCCGCCGTCATCCCGCCCCGCAAAAACGCCAAGCCATGGAAGCCGACGAGCCCGGGCGCCGTCGCACGCAACGAAGCTCTGCGGGCCTCAAAGTACTTAGGCCGCGCTATCTGGCGACGATGGAGCGATCATCACTGCCGGAGCCGTGTCGAGTCCAAGATGAACTGCATCAAGCTGCTTGATCAGTCATTGATGGCTCGAGACTTCGATCGCCAGGTCGCGGAGCTGCAAGTCCGTATCGCCGTGCTGAACGGCTACACCGCGCTTGGCATACCCGCCACAGTGGCCGCAGGTTAAATCCGTCCGGGGAAAGGGGAAGTCCGGACCTCAGCCGATTTGTGCAACAAGGCCAATGCGGACCATCAATGTATTCGAATGGCAATGTGGACCAAGGACCATTTCAACATGGTCCACAATCCGTATTTTCACAGGGATATCAATACGCTGGAAAGTAGATGGTGCCCCCACACGGACTCGAACCGCGGACCTACTGATTACAAATCAGTTGCTCTACCAGCTGAGCTATAGGGGCCTTGCGCAGCGGAATAACGATTCACGCATAGGGGTGCAAGACGAAAAATGCAGGTAGGCACGAAGTTTTGTATCGCGCATTGTGCTGATCCCTGCGCCAAGCAGATCGGAAGATCCACGCCAACAGGTCAGACGCCCCTTGGGTCGACCCCGGCCAGGCTAAAAAATCTTTCAAACATCTGTTTTTTATAGCTTTTCTTGACAAAACCACGTCAGGCGATGAAACGAGCCAAGAGGCCGACGTCACCAGGCGGGTCAAAGCTATTCTGGCGACGGCGACCGAGATATGTCATCAAGAAGCTCACACACATTTCGAGACCGGGCGTAGTGACGATGATCACCCCCGCCCCTACTTGCCACAGATCGAAAGCCGCTGCATGGCCAACACCCCATTCAACATCATGATTGTCGGACAGGCCGGTAGGCTACAATTTGAGGCGGTATTGTTTGCGGCGTCTCTGCGCCACTACGCGCCCAGTTTCACCGGACGCTTGTATGTCGCGGAACCTCAGCCTGGGGCCAATTGGGAGAAAGACCCAAGCATTCACAACAAGGCGGTCCTTGAGACGCTGCGGGACCTGAAGGCAGAGATCTTGCCGTTTCAGTCACACGCCTTTGGTCAGAGCTATCCCTATGGCAATAAAATCGAGGCACTGCTGGCCATGCCGGCGGGGGAACCCTTTGTTTTTTTCGATACCGATACACTGATCACCGGTCCGATCGACCAGGTTCCGTTTGATTTTGCGCGCCCTTCCGCGTCGCTGCGTCGCGAAGGGACATGGCCTAAACCGACATTATACGGCCCTGACATGACGGAAATCTGGCGCGCATTATATGATCGGTTCGGTTTGAATTTCGACAGCAGTCTCGACCTCAATCAGCCGAAAAACTACTGGCAGCGATACCTCTATTTCAATGCAGGGTATTTTTAC
This window encodes:
- a CDS encoding methyl-accepting chemotaxis protein, with the translated sequence MKFRNPASKVLNRLSVFAKCSLLIATSTLVVTMFLTWENQKILGEAVDSGVRTLAEGVTVTVAARSGGAIRFGDTERLEDDLTSLIELSNGRSTHGIAISSKGKTVASTGTASEAEIAELTLVAQKAMETGKMEYSENGYLVAAPASAGAAGTVIVGAVGMVWSPDVAFAEVAPNQLLSFLAAGAAFVVMLGLSVLALRSMMSRPLGNVATAINRLADGNYEHDTEHQSRGDEIGLIARHIEALKSQLSVARAVEKQRHTAQAAQKVVVERLNDGLRALSEGDLSQTIDDEFSENYESLRQNFNNTVNKMVGIIDAVIENSSRIRASAEEISQSSGDLSQRTESQAATLEETAAAMEELTVSVKSAADGAREVEGIVSEAKETAVSSGKVVTRAVDAMSKIEQSSEKISQIISVIDDISFQTNLLALNAGVEAARAGEAGRGFAVVASEVRALAQRSSQAAQEIKALISESTGHVGDGVDLVGRAGEELKQIIERVATISGHVSGIATGAQEQSTTLAEINTGVTQLDQVTQHNAAMVEESTAASQILRNDANELSRQVSVFKTRKSAGNVVPMASGSLSSAAPRPVNAPPVPSAHGDNDGFLEASPTQAVVGWEDF